The Acidobacteriota bacterium genome has a segment encoding these proteins:
- the wecB gene encoding UDP-N-acetylglucosamine 2-epimerase (non-hydrolyzing): MRVIHVAGARPNFMKIAPLMEAVVHYNREHTQRPMEQFLVHTGQHYDEPMSKLFFDELGISKPDVNLEVGSASHARQTAEIMKRFEPVVEQWRPDVVSVVGDVNSTAACAMTAAKMGIRTAHVEAGLRSHDREMPEEINRLVTDALSDFLFATSRGACENLRREGIPDEKIFFVGNTMIDTLMRHRELARRPAFLDGRSMGQFAVVTLHRPSNVDQPRVFEEILDAFEELGKRIPIIFSVHPRTRDMAEKFGLLERMERQENLTLTDPLGYLEFLYLLAHASFAMTDSGGIQEETTALGIPCLTIRENTERPETVKEGTNVLVGANHARIVREGEAILEGRGKRGRIPEKWDGRAAQRIVRVLAELAD; this comes from the coding sequence ATGAGGGTGATTCACGTGGCGGGCGCACGTCCCAATTTCATGAAGATTGCGCCCTTGATGGAAGCGGTGGTGCACTACAACCGGGAGCACACGCAGCGGCCCATGGAGCAATTCCTGGTGCACACCGGCCAGCACTACGACGAACCCATGTCAAAGCTTTTTTTCGACGAGCTCGGCATTTCTAAGCCCGACGTCAATCTCGAGGTGGGCTCGGCGAGCCATGCCCGGCAGACAGCGGAAATCATGAAGCGGTTCGAGCCGGTGGTCGAGCAATGGCGCCCCGACGTCGTTTCGGTGGTCGGCGACGTGAATTCGACGGCGGCATGCGCCATGACGGCGGCGAAAATGGGGATCCGGACGGCCCATGTCGAGGCCGGCCTTCGCAGCCACGACCGCGAGATGCCCGAGGAGATCAACCGCCTCGTGACGGACGCTCTGTCGGATTTCCTGTTTGCGACCTCGCGCGGGGCATGCGAGAATTTACGGCGGGAAGGAATCCCGGACGAAAAGATTTTCTTCGTGGGGAACACGATGATCGACACCCTTATGCGGCACCGGGAGCTGGCGCGCCGCCCGGCGTTTTTGGACGGGCGGTCGATGGGCCAATTTGCGGTCGTAACGCTGCACCGCCCCTCCAACGTGGACCAGCCGCGCGTGTTCGAGGAAATCCTGGACGCGTTCGAGGAGCTGGGCAAGCGCATTCCCATAATCTTCTCGGTCCACCCCCGCACGCGGGATATGGCGGAAAAATTCGGCCTGCTGGAGCGGATGGAGCGCCAGGAAAATCTCACACTTACCGATCCGCTCGGGTATTTGGAATTTCTCTACCTGCTGGCGCATGCCTCTTTCGCGATGACCGACTCGGGCGGCATCCAGGAGGAAACGACCGCGCTCGGTATTCCCTGCCTCACGATTCGCGAGAACACCGAGCGTCCGGAAACCGTCAAGGAGGGAACAAACGTCTTGGTCGGGGCGAACCACGCGCGTATTGTGCGCGAGGGAGAGGCCATTCTTGAGGGGCGCGGCAAGCGGGGCCGCATCCCCGAAAAATGGGACGGCCGCGCGGCCCAGAGGATCGTGCGGGTGCTCGCGGAACTCGCCGACTAA
- a CDS encoding GDP-mannose 4,6-dehydratase — MNVLITGGAGFIGSHLAEHYLKQGHKVTVLDNLSTGSMQNIEALKKKPNFEYVIDSIMNRPVLAELVDLADVVFHLAAAVGVRLIVESPVNTIETNIKGTEVILELANHKKKKVLIASTSEVYGKNSKVPFVESDDMVLGPSNKSRWSYACSKAIDEFLALAYWKEKKLPVVIARIFNTVGPRQTGRYGMVIPTFAKQALQEKPITVFGDGTQSRSFLHVHDGVQALSALMESDKTVGAVINVGHNTEIAILELARQVKSVAGSRSEIKLIPYDEAYEEGFEDMHRRVPSIEKAHRLIGFEPTKNVEEILRDVVEYFRNGDIL, encoded by the coding sequence ATGAACGTGTTGATTACGGGAGGAGCGGGCTTCATCGGCTCCCACCTCGCCGAGCACTATTTGAAGCAAGGGCACAAGGTGACCGTGTTGGACAATTTGTCGACGGGGAGCATGCAGAACATCGAGGCCTTAAAAAAGAAGCCCAATTTCGAATACGTCATCGACTCCATCATGAATCGCCCAGTGCTTGCGGAGCTCGTGGATCTGGCGGATGTGGTCTTTCATCTGGCGGCGGCGGTGGGCGTTCGGCTCATCGTGGAAAGCCCGGTCAACACGATCGAGACCAATATCAAAGGCACGGAGGTTATTCTTGAGCTTGCGAACCATAAGAAAAAGAAGGTGCTCATTGCCTCGACGTCCGAAGTCTACGGAAAGAATTCGAAAGTCCCGTTCGTCGAGAGCGACGATATGGTGCTCGGTCCGAGCAACAAGTCGCGGTGGAGCTACGCCTGCTCTAAAGCCATCGACGAATTTTTGGCGCTCGCTTACTGGAAAGAGAAGAAACTCCCCGTCGTAATCGCCCGCATCTTCAACACCGTGGGGCCGCGCCAGACCGGCCGCTACGGCATGGTAATCCCGACGTTCGCAAAGCAGGCCCTTCAGGAAAAGCCCATCACCGTCTTCGGGGACGGAACGCAGAGCCGTTCCTTCCTTCACGTTCATGACGGGGTACAGGCGCTCTCGGCATTGATGGAGAGTGACAAGACGGTGGGGGCCGTGATAAACGTGGGGCACAACACCGAAATTGCCATTCTGGAGCTCGCCCGCCAGGTCAAGAGTGTCGCGGGCAGCCGCTCCGAGATAAAGCTTATTCCCTACGACGAAGCCTACGAGGAGGGCTTTGAGGACATGCATCGCCGCGTACCGAGCATCGAAAAGGCGCACCGCCTTATCGGCTTCGAGCCTACCAAGAACGTAGAGGAGATACTGCGCGACGTCGTCGAGTATTTCCGCAACGGGGACATCCTGTAG
- a CDS encoding glycosyltransferase family 2 protein, whose product MESLFWACLILVAYVYVGYPTLAWFAARVKPRAWKRDEEYLPSLTLVISAHNEAGILPAKLENTLALDYPQERLQALVVSDGSDDATADIAEKSPRIEVHETGERLGKSESLNRAWPRVRGEVVAFSDANVMYEGDALRKFVRNFSDPRVGCVCGELRYRDARTPSSRGENLYWLYESRLREWEGRRGALLSPNGTLFAVRRELFRPLSPRAANDFQTAEDVAEQGAWVVYDRDVRAWESSVGTHVEEFLRKARIIAGCAEVAFLRLGRMRPARTLRMLSHKILRWLVPVFLGGILSGSAALAPARPEWAFVLGVQALFYGCALLGMLPGFRRVPFFYLPLYFVVVNAASVVGLWRFATRTQKPAWESPRSNRADVTAQSHG is encoded by the coding sequence ATGGAATCGCTTTTCTGGGCCTGTTTGATTCTGGTCGCCTACGTCTACGTCGGTTATCCGACGCTGGCATGGTTTGCGGCGCGTGTGAAGCCGCGGGCGTGGAAACGGGACGAGGAATACCTTCCCTCGCTCACACTGGTCATATCGGCGCACAACGAAGCGGGGATTCTTCCCGCGAAGCTCGAGAACACCCTCGCGCTGGACTATCCCCAGGAACGCCTTCAGGCGTTGGTGGTCAGCGACGGCTCGGATGACGCGACGGCGGACATCGCGGAAAAGTCCCCGCGCATAGAGGTCCACGAAACCGGCGAACGCCTGGGGAAGAGCGAGTCGCTCAACCGCGCGTGGCCACGCGTCAGGGGCGAGGTGGTCGCCTTTTCCGATGCGAACGTCATGTACGAGGGCGATGCCTTGAGGAAGTTTGTCCGGAATTTTTCCGACCCGCGCGTGGGCTGCGTGTGCGGAGAGCTTCGCTATCGGGACGCCCGCACGCCTTCGAGCCGTGGTGAAAACCTTTACTGGCTCTACGAGAGCCGCCTGCGGGAGTGGGAAGGGCGCCGAGGGGCGCTTCTTTCTCCCAACGGCACGCTTTTTGCCGTTCGGCGCGAGTTGTTTCGCCCCCTTTCTCCCCGGGCGGCCAACGACTTTCAGACCGCGGAGGATGTGGCGGAGCAGGGAGCGTGGGTCGTCTACGACCGCGATGTCCGCGCCTGGGAGAGCAGCGTCGGCACGCACGTGGAGGAATTTTTGCGAAAAGCGCGGATTATCGCGGGCTGCGCCGAAGTGGCGTTTCTGCGGCTGGGGCGCATGCGGCCGGCGCGGACGCTTCGCATGCTCTCGCACAAGATCCTTCGCTGGCTGGTGCCGGTGTTTTTGGGGGGCATATTGTCGGGAAGCGCGGCCCTCGCGCCGGCCCGCCCGGAATGGGCGTTTGTCCTCGGCGTGCAAGCCCTGTTCTACGGGTGCGCCCTTTTGGGAATGTTGCCGGGCTTTCGGCGCGTGCCTTTCTTCTATCTCCCTCTATATTTCGTCGTGGTCAACGCCGCCTCCGTGGTCGGCCTCTGGCGCTTTGCCACGCGCACGCAGAAACCTGCGTGGGAAAGCCCCCGCTCGAATCGCGCAGACGTAACGGCCCAAAGCCATGGATAG
- a CDS encoding polysaccharide biosynthesis/export family protein, whose product MWFDWRIRKGRSMALLGVIGGVILCLGARGGGVLTDFRFAQKENLFRVEIHASRAVEKRFIYESKTKTGKIQFDFSGFEAEEQVYELNNEILKQVKVYFIKGPEKVVRCQFDVVRGVSLAWVEPRGKVLTIAFEREDSVAALERPLPPDTEANSWMVKPHDEILSLFLAATPSEYRLDEGDAISISVYGHGDLSMELNVPSKGYVNYPFLGEVQLIDRTAAEIERHLQETLARDYLVDPQVKVVVTQYASRWIFVGGRVQRPGKIFFHIPMTLPEALIEAGGLAEGFMGDSEQVEEARNVYLSRKIGEEMTVLQVPVKELFGVLSSPYQEIYVFSGDIIEVPKTSLYFYISGEVDEPGVYEYKEHLTVHRAILEAGGVGQWGSARNLQLIRTAPDGERKKYNINLNRIKKGKSKDIPLQPEDLIVVKRRII is encoded by the coding sequence ATGTGGTTTGATTGGCGGATACGAAAGGGGCGTTCCATGGCCCTATTGGGCGTGATAGGGGGGGTAATTCTGTGCCTCGGAGCCAGGGGAGGGGGGGTGTTGACGGATTTTCGCTTTGCCCAGAAGGAAAACTTATTTCGCGTGGAGATCCACGCGTCCAGAGCGGTCGAGAAAAGATTTATTTACGAGAGTAAAACAAAAACGGGAAAAATCCAATTTGACTTTTCAGGATTCGAGGCCGAAGAACAAGTGTACGAGCTCAACAATGAGATTCTGAAACAAGTTAAGGTGTATTTCATTAAAGGACCCGAAAAAGTCGTGCGGTGCCAATTTGACGTTGTGCGTGGCGTGTCGCTCGCTTGGGTGGAGCCCCGTGGCAAGGTGTTGACTATCGCTTTTGAGCGTGAGGATTCAGTTGCCGCTTTGGAAAGACCCCTGCCTCCCGACACCGAGGCGAATTCGTGGATGGTGAAGCCCCACGACGAAATTCTTTCACTGTTTTTGGCCGCGACGCCTTCCGAGTATCGGCTTGACGAGGGAGACGCAATCTCAATCTCGGTATACGGGCATGGGGATCTTTCCATGGAGTTGAACGTGCCGTCCAAAGGCTACGTGAACTATCCCTTCCTTGGTGAGGTGCAATTAATAGACCGCACGGCGGCCGAAATTGAGCGGCACCTGCAAGAGACTTTGGCGCGGGATTATCTGGTCGATCCTCAGGTGAAGGTCGTCGTGACGCAATACGCGAGTCGGTGGATATTCGTCGGGGGCAGGGTTCAACGTCCCGGGAAAATTTTTTTTCATATCCCCATGACCCTGCCCGAGGCATTGATTGAGGCGGGCGGGTTAGCAGAGGGGTTCATGGGGGATTCGGAACAGGTCGAGGAAGCCAGGAATGTCTATTTGTCCCGCAAAATTGGCGAAGAGATGACGGTGCTTCAGGTTCCCGTTAAGGAACTGTTTGGAGTTCTGAGTTCTCCCTACCAGGAAATTTATGTTTTTTCCGGTGATATTATTGAAGTGCCGAAAACTTCCCTTTACTTTTACATTTCGGGAGAAGTGGACGAGCCGGGCGTGTATGAATATAAGGAACATCTTACGGTGCACCGCGCCATTCTTGAGGCGGGAGGAGTCGGACAGTGGGGCAGCGCCCGCAACCTTCAACTCATTCGAACCGCGCCGGATGGCGAACGGAAGAAATATAATATAAACCTAAACCGCATTAAGAAGGGAAAGAGCAAAGACATTCCTCTCCAGCCCGAAGACCTGATCGTCGTCAAACGCCGTATTATCTAA
- a CDS encoding outer membrane beta-barrel protein, with amino-acid sequence MPSRWIRFVIIVLMMVPAGTVQALDSGSGLPGGNAGQGIPAGNFVIYPTLELIYQYEDNLFLTPSYVRRVKSASYAVRPKIMVEMPFLTSYFRVGYAGEYREYDEYAMRDNWTHTAIADLRLILSSGMTVTAQDRYMRTTLYTEAFDKNREVVWGRQPFVSNTMVLQVRQRVKRQLAVVGGGAFTTVRFDEPATASEPIAFFDYTTRRAYLGMDLEISPLTKFEISASRTWVEQDRSAQGLDEERKSTAEAIQASLGEGLTPTLSGKISVGYRRSHYDQFQTAGQASAGQGQYRGLVYGLQLNNRFSPKTTAVANFSRAENQSSFLGSNYYVSATGMLTVTQNLSQVTFWSLGISYQQNSYPALSTEFPGERRDDDTSGVKVGVGMYFLERGSARFNYTYQDRDSSIGAYSYVSNRYTVQVQVGW; translated from the coding sequence ATGCCGTCTAGGTGGATTCGTTTCGTAATTATTGTACTGATGATGGTGCCTGCGGGGACGGTGCAGGCGCTTGATTCAGGATCGGGCTTGCCTGGAGGGAATGCAGGGCAGGGGATTCCGGCGGGCAACTTTGTCATTTATCCCACCCTTGAGCTTATTTATCAATATGAAGACAATCTATTTCTGACCCCTAGTTACGTCAGGCGGGTGAAATCGGCCAGCTATGCGGTTCGTCCCAAGATTATGGTTGAGATGCCGTTTCTGACGAGTTACTTTCGTGTGGGGTATGCGGGCGAGTACCGTGAGTACGACGAATACGCGATGCGGGACAATTGGACGCATACAGCCATAGCGGATTTGCGACTTATCCTGAGCAGCGGAATGACCGTTACCGCGCAGGACCGCTATATGCGAACCACGCTGTACACTGAGGCATTTGATAAAAATCGTGAGGTGGTGTGGGGACGCCAGCCTTTCGTCTCGAATACGATGGTGCTGCAGGTACGACAACGGGTTAAGCGGCAGCTTGCAGTTGTTGGGGGAGGGGCTTTTACCACCGTGCGTTTTGACGAGCCTGCCACGGCGAGCGAACCCATAGCTTTTTTCGATTACACTACTCGAAGGGCGTACCTAGGCATGGATCTTGAGATTAGTCCATTAACCAAGTTTGAAATTTCTGCTAGCCGTACCTGGGTGGAGCAGGATCGAAGCGCTCAAGGCCTGGATGAGGAACGCAAATCGACAGCCGAGGCCATTCAAGCCTCTCTGGGAGAGGGCTTGACACCGACGCTTTCTGGAAAGATATCCGTGGGCTACAGAAGGTCGCATTATGACCAATTTCAAACCGCCGGCCAAGCTTCTGCAGGGCAGGGTCAATATCGCGGCCTTGTGTACGGGCTCCAGCTCAACAATCGGTTTTCGCCGAAAACCACGGCGGTGGCAAATTTCTCCCGAGCGGAAAATCAATCTTCCTTCCTGGGAAGCAACTATTATGTTTCGGCGACAGGCATGTTAACGGTGACCCAAAACCTTTCCCAAGTCACCTTCTGGTCTCTGGGGATAAGTTATCAGCAAAACAGTTATCCTGCTCTAAGCACGGAGTTTCCGGGAGAGAGGCGCGACGACGATACTTCAGGCGTGAAGGTGGGCGTTGGAATGTATTTTCTTGAGCGTGGAAGCGCGCGCTTCAACTATACATATCAAGACAGAGACAGCTCCATTGGCGCCTACAGCTACGTAAGCAACCGTTACACGGTGCAAGTGCAGGTGGGGTGGTAA
- a CDS encoding undecaprenyl/decaprenyl-phosphate alpha-N-acetylglucosaminyl 1-phosphate transferase, whose product MIRWRFIYLYFFLVSAGVSLFLVPLFRRFALRFQVMDHPGERKLHTEPLPLFGGGAIFCAIVAVVAFHYAVQPMMAQSGFVQTVVPEFYRSYLHGIWAFSGRMWTIFLGAAFISALGLLDDVRGVSIRMRFLFEILIAVAVVAIGIKPDIAVFPQPLVWLVSVIWIVGITNSMNLLDGADGLAAGVGAIAALLLAWVMALGGQPLPAVFLLVLAGAVAGFLRYNFPPARIFMGSWGSMLIGYLLAVAVLLTTDVAAGENWLLPILIPLLILGIPLYDTFSVIAIRLAQGRSPVLADQNHFVHRLMRFGFSPKQAVLFIYLLTLCIGINATLLLRADARTSFILLLQILMTFGVIVVLERVLLAHAAALRKKRKETKT is encoded by the coding sequence ATGATCCGGTGGCGATTCATTTACCTTTACTTTTTCCTCGTGAGCGCGGGGGTTTCTCTCTTCCTCGTTCCGCTGTTTCGGCGATTCGCCCTACGATTTCAGGTGATGGACCATCCGGGGGAGCGAAAGCTTCACACGGAGCCCCTTCCCCTTTTTGGGGGCGGGGCGATCTTCTGCGCCATCGTGGCCGTGGTGGCGTTTCACTACGCGGTGCAACCCATGATGGCCCAGAGCGGATTCGTGCAGACGGTCGTGCCGGAATTCTACCGCTCCTATTTGCATGGCATCTGGGCCTTTTCGGGGAGGATGTGGACGATTTTTCTGGGAGCGGCTTTCATCTCGGCGCTCGGTCTCCTGGACGACGTGCGGGGCGTCTCAATTCGGATGCGGTTCCTCTTCGAAATTCTAATCGCCGTCGCGGTCGTAGCCATCGGGATCAAGCCGGACATTGCAGTTTTTCCCCAACCCCTGGTTTGGCTCGTTTCCGTAATCTGGATTGTGGGGATTACGAATTCGATGAATCTTCTGGACGGCGCTGACGGGCTGGCGGCCGGCGTAGGGGCCATCGCGGCGCTTCTCTTGGCGTGGGTTATGGCGTTGGGCGGTCAGCCGCTCCCGGCGGTTTTCCTGCTTGTGCTGGCGGGAGCGGTCGCCGGATTCCTCCGTTACAACTTTCCTCCGGCGCGCATTTTTATGGGAAGCTGGGGCAGCATGCTCATCGGGTATCTTCTCGCCGTGGCAGTGCTTCTCACGACGGACGTCGCGGCCGGGGAAAATTGGCTGCTCCCGATTTTGATCCCCCTGCTGATTTTGGGCATTCCGCTCTACGACACGTTTTCCGTAATTGCGATTCGCCTTGCGCAGGGTCGCTCGCCGGTGCTCGCCGATCAGAATCACTTCGTGCACCGGCTCATGCGCTTCGGCTTTTCGCCGAAGCAGGCGGTGCTCTTTATCTATCTGCTGACACTGTGCATCGGCATCAACGCCACGCTGCTGCTCAGGGCGGATGCGAGGACGAGCTTCATCCTGCTCCTTCAAATTCTGATGACGTTCGGTGTGATCGTCGTTCTCGAAAGGGTGCTGCTTGCGCATGCGGCGGCGCTTCGGAAAAAGCGTAAGGAGACCAAAACATGA
- a CDS encoding nucleotidyltransferase family protein has translation MDSPQVQVLCSEYLDALLCGAPEERLEALRERHASLSVAEWQVWLQHVQDADAVMYVREHLSAHPEVIFMPAEVLEVLEQKHKRIQTRLAYMLEEFQKLVRALGEKRISCIFLKGVYLSQAVYKSVTQRPFRDIDILCRPCDVKSVMETAYGLGYGPPPPKLQHWLERCYFEVPVVHCADRTHFLLDIHWHLAPSHRYRIDLGGVWQRSVPWQGEALRVLCPEDLLLHLALHAAKSYFALPWTRWDDFAQVLRTLPVDVDVLTARAEKWRMRTVLYTALRMAALWTPDTVLDKVLDRYPISPFRKAALEKWIVCDSKRTRSSWKHIEAVPRLRKELVNVLVCDHPLASLGAEFPRFCKWLRYGSEPRGEVQRWRKTWPGLAG, from the coding sequence ATGGATAGCCCACAGGTGCAAGTTCTTTGCTCCGAGTACCTGGATGCCCTTCTTTGCGGGGCTCCGGAGGAGCGCCTTGAGGCTCTTCGGGAAAGGCACGCCTCGCTCTCCGTGGCCGAATGGCAGGTATGGCTGCAGCACGTTCAGGACGCCGATGCGGTAATGTACGTGCGCGAGCACTTGTCGGCACATCCCGAAGTGATTTTCATGCCCGCCGAAGTGTTGGAAGTGCTTGAGCAAAAGCACAAGAGAATTCAGACTCGCCTTGCCTATATGCTGGAGGAATTCCAAAAGCTGGTGCGTGCCCTTGGAGAAAAAAGGATTTCGTGTATCTTCTTGAAAGGAGTTTACTTGTCCCAGGCTGTTTATAAGAGCGTGACTCAGCGCCCTTTTAGAGACATTGACATCCTTTGCCGCCCCTGCGATGTGAAAAGCGTGATGGAAACGGCATATGGGCTTGGATATGGTCCCCCGCCGCCGAAACTGCAGCACTGGCTTGAACGCTGCTATTTCGAGGTGCCCGTGGTCCATTGTGCCGATCGGACGCATTTCCTTCTGGACATTCACTGGCACCTTGCTCCTTCCCATCGCTATCGTATTGACCTTGGCGGCGTATGGCAACGAAGCGTGCCGTGGCAAGGGGAGGCCCTTCGTGTCCTTTGCCCCGAGGATTTGCTCTTGCATTTGGCTCTGCATGCGGCGAAGAGCTATTTTGCGCTTCCTTGGACTCGCTGGGACGATTTTGCGCAGGTATTGCGAACCTTGCCCGTGGACGTGGATGTGTTAACGGCGCGAGCGGAAAAATGGCGGATGCGTACTGTTCTCTACACGGCTCTGAGGATGGCTGCGCTTTGGACACCGGATACGGTTCTTGATAAGGTGCTTGATCGGTATCCTATATCTCCCTTTCGGAAGGCGGCGCTGGAAAAATGGATTGTGTGTGATAGCAAGCGCACTCGCTCAAGCTGGAAACATATTGAAGCGGTACCCAGGTTGCGTAAGGAGTTGGTAAACGTTCTTGTTTGTGATCACCCTCTTGCCAGCTTGGGCGCGGAATTTCCTCGTTTTTGTAAATGGCTTCGCTACGGTAGCGAGCCTCGTGGGGAGGTCCAGCGTTGGAGGAAAACATGGCCGGGGCTCGCGGGATGA
- a CDS encoding glycosyltransferase family 4 protein — translation MRILYLSQYFPPEMGAPSARVCELSRHWANAGHDVTVLTAFPHHPTGVKPPHYRWRLWARERHYGVRVIRTYVLATPNRGLRRAVSYASFFLSSMLLGMWLAPRPDVLVATSPQLLVALAGYGLSRLKRCPFVFEVRDLWPRVIVEVGAMRRGWFIRWLERVELALYHRAVRVVVVTEGLKRNLVGRGIPADKVGVIPNGVDSRSPCPASSIRSELGLDGKFLVAYVGTHGMSHGLEVVLDAAEKLRERSDVQFVMVGEGARKDALKEQARARGLANVHFLPEQPRERAQAILAASDAVVVPLRKLPLFEITVPSKLFEGMAAARPVLLGVQGEARRLVEEAACGYAFEPENGAALADSIHLLLQAPDEGRRLGEAGRAYVLKHYSRQKQAERYAALLEAAA, via the coding sequence ATGCGAATTCTCTACCTCAGCCAGTATTTTCCGCCGGAGATGGGGGCTCCGTCGGCCCGGGTCTGCGAGCTCTCGAGGCACTGGGCGAACGCGGGCCATGACGTTACCGTTCTCACGGCGTTTCCCCATCATCCGACGGGCGTCAAGCCCCCGCACTATCGTTGGCGTCTCTGGGCTCGGGAGCGGCATTATGGCGTTCGGGTGATACGCACTTACGTTCTGGCCACGCCGAACCGGGGGCTCAGGCGCGCCGTTAGCTACGCTTCGTTTTTCCTGTCGTCGATGCTTTTGGGCATGTGGCTTGCACCGCGTCCGGACGTCCTCGTGGCCACTTCCCCGCAGCTTCTCGTGGCCTTGGCGGGCTACGGCCTCAGCCGCCTCAAGCGATGTCCGTTCGTGTTCGAAGTACGCGACCTGTGGCCGCGGGTCATCGTCGAGGTCGGCGCCATGCGCAGAGGGTGGTTCATTCGGTGGCTGGAACGCGTCGAGCTTGCCCTTTATCACCGCGCCGTGCGCGTGGTGGTGGTCACGGAAGGGCTGAAGCGCAACCTCGTGGGGCGCGGAATCCCGGCGGACAAGGTGGGCGTGATTCCGAACGGCGTGGATTCCCGGTCTCCTTGTCCAGCTTCTTCGATTCGCTCCGAGCTGGGGCTCGACGGGAAATTCCTCGTGGCCTACGTAGGAACGCACGGCATGAGCCACGGCCTGGAGGTGGTGCTCGACGCGGCGGAAAAGCTTCGGGAGCGTTCGGATGTGCAATTTGTTATGGTCGGAGAGGGCGCCCGCAAGGACGCCCTCAAGGAGCAGGCCCGGGCGCGGGGCCTCGCCAACGTCCATTTCCTGCCCGAACAGCCGCGTGAGCGGGCGCAGGCGATTCTGGCCGCGTCCGATGCGGTGGTGGTGCCCCTGCGAAAACTTCCCCTTTTTGAGATTACCGTTCCCTCGAAGTTGTTCGAGGGCATGGCGGCCGCGAGGCCCGTTTTGCTTGGTGTACAGGGAGAGGCGCGGCGCCTCGTCGAGGAGGCCGCCTGCGGGTACGCGTTCGAGCCAGAAAACGGAGCCGCGCTCGCCGATTCCATCCACCTTCTTTTGCAGGCCCCGGACGAGGGGCGCCGTCTTGGGGAAGCGGGGCGCGCCTACGTCTTGAAGCACTATAGCCGCCAGAAACAGGCCGAGCGTTATGCGGCGCTTTTGGAGGCGGCGGCATGA